In Temnothorax longispinosus isolate EJ_2023e chromosome 10, Tlon_JGU_v1, whole genome shotgun sequence, a single window of DNA contains:
- the Man1 gene encoding inner nuclear membrane protein Man1 isoform X4 translates to MSMDALSDAELRTKLMEYGYPVGPVTQTTRKILEKKLKKLMEARGAGGGGAASRHSLAARYSSEDTDDDTNTSVVKKKKSANLRRQTMANPMPPPSIIPPDVVNVAKNPVNENQSPPHSEFKNPTATNYDNSGVPSRTTLKTTQSKFIKTQRTYVSKPSEDLETGSDSDVAGETRSMYGRPYDKYVPNIPSSKIYDSPVYDRGNLSTRPAYPIKDSKYNVSPLKPNVSSIQSMEDASGSANQTDPLANYEAPYLSAFTRNLQELKENSRSFINTSSSSLMSSKSPLRYTSSPGLPEVKERDSNGHFSTVRGIYSSWSQPRATYKPSTTNREDVRNNQNMVSMGLVAVLALFFVVLAIIYLGLGGKSETFPSLSSDNNIPQCFLDETADFKAPGVNCIMKENIESVLQLLKRLQPILTRKAVSNICENTNEKPYLTDADIVEMFTSDKVTSLEVKEDLQSAQFLIIKNPKWGISLIDINDDNGATTEMLDTLDKLFSARLNGKIGMAILNPELPMQCLVKNKLFTIFSSLLIVAIVLLTGIGIYKSYLWYLRYKKSTEREVFKLVSDIISIVETHHQNASTQPGGAQESFLAINHVRDNLIPPKDRKRMAGLWEKAVKFLDENESRIRREVQQVAGEEFHVWRWLPNNSLNKSPTQSAILGKKPKVWQGQAFETMEGSVNSLTCSPTPCLKIRHMFDPDIETEDDWETRVQDAILEKCGEGVNILHIRVDIGSREGCVYMKCMSQEDAGKAYRALHGCWFDGNLVTVKYLRLERYHERFPDAARCVTPLKPSNNQRLSMQLQYWQNRAEAN, encoded by the exons ATGTCGATGGACGCGCTCAGTGACGCCGAGCTGCGGACGAAGCTGATGGAGTACGGGTACCCGGTGGGACCGGTGACGCAGACGACCCGCAAGATACTCGAAAAGAAACTGAAGAAGCTCATGGAGgcccgcggcgcgggcgggGGAGGAGCAGCCTCCCGACACTCGTTGGCCGCCAG ATATAGCAGCGAGGACACGGACGACGACACAAACACGAGTGTCgtcaagaagaagaagagcgCGAACCTGCGCCGGCAAACGATGGCGAACCCCATGCCTCCGCCTTCGATTATTCCTCCCGATGTTGTGAACGTGGCGAAAAATCCGGTCAACGAGAATCAGTCGCCGCCGCATTCCGAGTTCAAAAATCCCACGGCGACGAATTACGACAACTCGGGCGTGCCTTCTCGCACAACTTTGAAAACCACGCAGAGCAAATTTATCAAGACGCAGCGTACCTATGTATCTAAGCCATCTGAGGATTTAGAGACCGGATCGGACTCGGATGTCGCGGGGGAGACTAGAAGCATGTATGGACGTCCGTACGACAAGTACGTGCCCAACATCCCGAGCAGCAAAATATACGATTCTCCGGTGTACGATCGCGGGAATTTATCGACCAGGCCTGCCTATCCGATTAAGGACAGCAAGTATAACGTGTCTCCCTTGAAGCCGAACGTCTCCTCGATTCAGTCCATGGAGGACGCAAGTGGAAGTGCGAATCAAACGGATCCTCTTGCTAATTATGAAGCCCCATATTTATCAGCGTTTACAAGGAATTTACAAGAACTCAAGGAGAATTCGCGATCTTTTATAAACACATCGTCATCATCATTGATGAGCTCAAAAA GTCCATTACGCTATACTTCGTCACCTGGTTTACCAGaggtgaaagagagagattcgaATGGTCACTTCTCTACCGTAAGGGGCATATACTCGTCGTGGAGTCAGCCAAG AGCGACTTACAAACCGTCGACGACAAACAGGGAAGATGTACGAAACAATCAGAACATGGTATCGATGGGCCTCGTGGCAGTGCTTGCCCTGTTTTTTGTCGTTCTTGCGATAATATATCTGGGACTTGGTGGGAAATCCGAGACGTTTCCATCGCTTTCATCGG ATAACAACATACCGCAATGTTTTCTCGATGAAACTGCCGATTTTAAAGCGCCTGGGGTAAATTGCATAATGAAGGAAAACATAGAATCCGTGTTGCAACTGTTGAAACGCCTGCAACCCATCCTAACGAGAAAGGCGGTATCTAATATATGCGAGAATACGAACGAAAAACCATATTTGACCGATGCGGATATCGTGGAGATGTTTACGAGCGATAAAGTG ACGAGCCTTGAGGTGAAGGAGGATTTGCAGAGCGCGCAATTCTTAATCATTAAGAACCCGAAATGGGGTATCTCGCTTATCGATATAAATGACGATAACGGAGCAACCACGGAAATGTTGGATACTCTA GATAAATTGTTTTCCGCCCGTCTAAATGGAAAAATTGGGATGGCGATTTTAAATCCTGAGCTGCCAATGCAATGCCTCGTTAAGAACAAACTTTTTACcatcttttcttctctccttATAGTGGCAATCG TCTTATTAACAGGTATCGGCATTTATAAATCGTATCTTTGGTATCTAAGATACAAGAAATCTACGGAGAGAGAGGTATTTAAGCTTGTTAGCGATATTATAAGTATCGTTGAGACACATCATCAAAATGCGTCCACGCAACCCGGGGGCGCGCAGGAAAGTTTCCTTGCCATAAATCACGTGCGAGACAATCTTATTCCACCGAAAGATCGCAAAAGAATGGCCGGTCTTTGGGAAAAGGCGGTGAAGTTTTTAGATGAAAACGAATccag AATTCGAAGAGAGGTGCAGCAAGTGGCGGGAGAAGAGTTTCATGTATGGCGATGGTTGCCGAATAACAGTTTGAACAAATCTCCGACGCAAAGCGCGATTTTGGGTAAGAAGCCGAAGGTCTGGCAGGGACAAGCGTTCGAAACGATGGAGGGATCGGTTAATAGCTTGACTTGTTCGCCAACGCCTTGCCTGAAAATCAGGCACATGTTTGATCCAGACAT CGAAACCGAAGACGACTGGGAGACGAGAGTGCAGGATGCTATTTTAGAAAAGTGCGGGGAGGGTGTGAACATACTTCACATTCGAGTAGACATCGGTAGCCGTGAAGGTTGCGTTTATATGAAATGTATGTCGCAGGAAGACGCTGGCAAAGCTTACAGGGCATTACATGGTTGTTGGTTCGATG GTAATTTAGTGACTGTCAAGTACCTGAGACTAGAGCGTTATCACGAGCGATTTCCGGACGCCGCCCGCTGCGTGACGCCTCTCAAGCCGAGTAACAATCAACGATTATCCATGCAGCTCCAGTACTGGCAGAACCGGGCGGAGGCGAATTAA
- the Man1 gene encoding inner nuclear membrane protein Man1 isoform X3, with translation MSMDALSDAELRTKLMEYGYPVGPVTQTTRKILEKKLKKLMEARGAGGGGAASRHSLAARYSSEDTDDDTNTSVVKKKKSANLRRQTMANPMPPPSIIPPDVVNVAKNPVNENQSPPHSEFKNPTATNYDNSGVPSRTTLKTTQSKFIKTQRTYVSKPSEDLETGSDSDVAGETRSMYGRPYDKYVPNIPSSKIYDSPVYDRGNLSTRPAYPIKDSKYNVSPLKPNVSSIQSMEDASGSANQTDPLANYEAPYLSAFTRNLQELKENSRSFINTSSSSLMSSKSPLRYTSSPGLPEVKERDSNGHFSTVRGIYSSWSQPSRATYKPSTTNREDVRNNQNMVSMGLVAVLALFFVVLAIIYLGLGGKSETFPSLSSDNNIPQCFLDETADFKAPGVNCIMKENIESVLQLLKRLQPILTRKAVSNICENTNEKPYLTDADIVEMFTSDKVTSLEVKEDLQSAQFLIIKNPKWGISLIDINDDNGATTEMLDTLDKLFSARLNGKIGMAILNPELPMQCLVKNKLFTIFSSLLIVAIVLLTGIGIYKSYLWYLRYKKSTEREVFKLVSDIISIVETHHQNASTQPGGAQESFLAINHVRDNLIPPKDRKRMAGLWEKAVKFLDENESRIRREVQQVAGEEFHVWRWLPNNSLNKSPTQSAILGKKPKVWQGQAFETMEGSVNSLTCSPTPCLKIRHMFDPDIETEDDWETRVQDAILEKCGEGVNILHIRVDIGSREGCVYMKCMSQEDAGKAYRALHGCWFDGNLVTVKYLRLERYHERFPDAARCVTPLKPSNNQRLSMQLQYWQNRAEAN, from the exons ATGTCGATGGACGCGCTCAGTGACGCCGAGCTGCGGACGAAGCTGATGGAGTACGGGTACCCGGTGGGACCGGTGACGCAGACGACCCGCAAGATACTCGAAAAGAAACTGAAGAAGCTCATGGAGgcccgcggcgcgggcgggGGAGGAGCAGCCTCCCGACACTCGTTGGCCGCCAG ATATAGCAGCGAGGACACGGACGACGACACAAACACGAGTGTCgtcaagaagaagaagagcgCGAACCTGCGCCGGCAAACGATGGCGAACCCCATGCCTCCGCCTTCGATTATTCCTCCCGATGTTGTGAACGTGGCGAAAAATCCGGTCAACGAGAATCAGTCGCCGCCGCATTCCGAGTTCAAAAATCCCACGGCGACGAATTACGACAACTCGGGCGTGCCTTCTCGCACAACTTTGAAAACCACGCAGAGCAAATTTATCAAGACGCAGCGTACCTATGTATCTAAGCCATCTGAGGATTTAGAGACCGGATCGGACTCGGATGTCGCGGGGGAGACTAGAAGCATGTATGGACGTCCGTACGACAAGTACGTGCCCAACATCCCGAGCAGCAAAATATACGATTCTCCGGTGTACGATCGCGGGAATTTATCGACCAGGCCTGCCTATCCGATTAAGGACAGCAAGTATAACGTGTCTCCCTTGAAGCCGAACGTCTCCTCGATTCAGTCCATGGAGGACGCAAGTGGAAGTGCGAATCAAACGGATCCTCTTGCTAATTATGAAGCCCCATATTTATCAGCGTTTACAAGGAATTTACAAGAACTCAAGGAGAATTCGCGATCTTTTATAAACACATCGTCATCATCATTGATGAGCTCAAAAA GTCCATTACGCTATACTTCGTCACCTGGTTTACCAGaggtgaaagagagagattcgaATGGTCACTTCTCTACCGTAAGGGGCATATACTCGTCGTGGAGTCAGCCAAG TAGAGCGACTTACAAACCGTCGACGACAAACAGGGAAGATGTACGAAACAATCAGAACATGGTATCGATGGGCCTCGTGGCAGTGCTTGCCCTGTTTTTTGTCGTTCTTGCGATAATATATCTGGGACTTGGTGGGAAATCCGAGACGTTTCCATCGCTTTCATCGG ATAACAACATACCGCAATGTTTTCTCGATGAAACTGCCGATTTTAAAGCGCCTGGGGTAAATTGCATAATGAAGGAAAACATAGAATCCGTGTTGCAACTGTTGAAACGCCTGCAACCCATCCTAACGAGAAAGGCGGTATCTAATATATGCGAGAATACGAACGAAAAACCATATTTGACCGATGCGGATATCGTGGAGATGTTTACGAGCGATAAAGTG ACGAGCCTTGAGGTGAAGGAGGATTTGCAGAGCGCGCAATTCTTAATCATTAAGAACCCGAAATGGGGTATCTCGCTTATCGATATAAATGACGATAACGGAGCAACCACGGAAATGTTGGATACTCTA GATAAATTGTTTTCCGCCCGTCTAAATGGAAAAATTGGGATGGCGATTTTAAATCCTGAGCTGCCAATGCAATGCCTCGTTAAGAACAAACTTTTTACcatcttttcttctctccttATAGTGGCAATCG TCTTATTAACAGGTATCGGCATTTATAAATCGTATCTTTGGTATCTAAGATACAAGAAATCTACGGAGAGAGAGGTATTTAAGCTTGTTAGCGATATTATAAGTATCGTTGAGACACATCATCAAAATGCGTCCACGCAACCCGGGGGCGCGCAGGAAAGTTTCCTTGCCATAAATCACGTGCGAGACAATCTTATTCCACCGAAAGATCGCAAAAGAATGGCCGGTCTTTGGGAAAAGGCGGTGAAGTTTTTAGATGAAAACGAATccag AATTCGAAGAGAGGTGCAGCAAGTGGCGGGAGAAGAGTTTCATGTATGGCGATGGTTGCCGAATAACAGTTTGAACAAATCTCCGACGCAAAGCGCGATTTTGGGTAAGAAGCCGAAGGTCTGGCAGGGACAAGCGTTCGAAACGATGGAGGGATCGGTTAATAGCTTGACTTGTTCGCCAACGCCTTGCCTGAAAATCAGGCACATGTTTGATCCAGACAT CGAAACCGAAGACGACTGGGAGACGAGAGTGCAGGATGCTATTTTAGAAAAGTGCGGGGAGGGTGTGAACATACTTCACATTCGAGTAGACATCGGTAGCCGTGAAGGTTGCGTTTATATGAAATGTATGTCGCAGGAAGACGCTGGCAAAGCTTACAGGGCATTACATGGTTGTTGGTTCGATG GTAATTTAGTGACTGTCAAGTACCTGAGACTAGAGCGTTATCACGAGCGATTTCCGGACGCCGCCCGCTGCGTGACGCCTCTCAAGCCGAGTAACAATCAACGATTATCCATGCAGCTCCAGTACTGGCAGAACCGGGCGGAGGCGAATTAA
- the Man1 gene encoding inner nuclear membrane protein Man1 isoform X1 encodes MSMDALSDAELRTKLMEYGYPVGPVTQTTRKILEKKLKKLMEARGAGGGGAASRHSLAARYSSEDTDDDTNTSVVKKKKSANLRRQTMANPMPPPSIIPPDVVNVAKNPVNENQSPPHSEFKNPTATNYDNSGVPSRTTLKTTQSKFIKTQRTYVSKPSEDLETGSDSDVAGETRSMYGRPYDKYVPNIPSSKIYDSPVYDRGNLSTRPAYPIKDSKYNVSPLKPNVSSIQSMEDASGSANQTDPLANYEAPYLSAFTRNLQELKENSRSFINTSSSSLMSSKSPLRYTSSPGLPEVKERDSNGHFSTVRGIYSSWSQPSSRPNASFANRVRDIFSRATYKPSTTNREDVRNNQNMVSMGLVAVLALFFVVLAIIYLGLGGKSETFPSLSSDNNIPQCFLDETADFKAPGVNCIMKENIESVLQLLKRLQPILTRKAVSNICENTNEKPYLTDADIVEMFTSDKVTSLEVKEDLQSAQFLIIKNPKWGISLIDINDDNGATTEMLDTLDKLFSARLNGKIGMAILNPELPMQCLVKNKLFTIFSSLLIVAIVLLTGIGIYKSYLWYLRYKKSTEREVFKLVSDIISIVETHHQNASTQPGGAQESFLAINHVRDNLIPPKDRKRMAGLWEKAVKFLDENESRIRREVQQVAGEEFHVWRWLPNNSLNKSPTQSAILGKKPKVWQGQAFETMEGSVNSLTCSPTPCLKIRHMFDPDIETEDDWETRVQDAILEKCGEGVNILHIRVDIGSREGCVYMKCMSQEDAGKAYRALHGCWFDGNLVTVKYLRLERYHERFPDAARCVTPLKPSNNQRLSMQLQYWQNRAEAN; translated from the exons ATGTCGATGGACGCGCTCAGTGACGCCGAGCTGCGGACGAAGCTGATGGAGTACGGGTACCCGGTGGGACCGGTGACGCAGACGACCCGCAAGATACTCGAAAAGAAACTGAAGAAGCTCATGGAGgcccgcggcgcgggcgggGGAGGAGCAGCCTCCCGACACTCGTTGGCCGCCAG ATATAGCAGCGAGGACACGGACGACGACACAAACACGAGTGTCgtcaagaagaagaagagcgCGAACCTGCGCCGGCAAACGATGGCGAACCCCATGCCTCCGCCTTCGATTATTCCTCCCGATGTTGTGAACGTGGCGAAAAATCCGGTCAACGAGAATCAGTCGCCGCCGCATTCCGAGTTCAAAAATCCCACGGCGACGAATTACGACAACTCGGGCGTGCCTTCTCGCACAACTTTGAAAACCACGCAGAGCAAATTTATCAAGACGCAGCGTACCTATGTATCTAAGCCATCTGAGGATTTAGAGACCGGATCGGACTCGGATGTCGCGGGGGAGACTAGAAGCATGTATGGACGTCCGTACGACAAGTACGTGCCCAACATCCCGAGCAGCAAAATATACGATTCTCCGGTGTACGATCGCGGGAATTTATCGACCAGGCCTGCCTATCCGATTAAGGACAGCAAGTATAACGTGTCTCCCTTGAAGCCGAACGTCTCCTCGATTCAGTCCATGGAGGACGCAAGTGGAAGTGCGAATCAAACGGATCCTCTTGCTAATTATGAAGCCCCATATTTATCAGCGTTTACAAGGAATTTACAAGAACTCAAGGAGAATTCGCGATCTTTTATAAACACATCGTCATCATCATTGATGAGCTCAAAAA GTCCATTACGCTATACTTCGTCACCTGGTTTACCAGaggtgaaagagagagattcgaATGGTCACTTCTCTACCGTAAGGGGCATATACTCGTCGTGGAGTCAGCCAAG CTCGAGACCCAATGCATCGTTCGCCAATAGAGTTCGGGATATTTTCAGTAGAGCGACTTACAAACCGTCGACGACAAACAGGGAAGATGTACGAAACAATCAGAACATGGTATCGATGGGCCTCGTGGCAGTGCTTGCCCTGTTTTTTGTCGTTCTTGCGATAATATATCTGGGACTTGGTGGGAAATCCGAGACGTTTCCATCGCTTTCATCGG ATAACAACATACCGCAATGTTTTCTCGATGAAACTGCCGATTTTAAAGCGCCTGGGGTAAATTGCATAATGAAGGAAAACATAGAATCCGTGTTGCAACTGTTGAAACGCCTGCAACCCATCCTAACGAGAAAGGCGGTATCTAATATATGCGAGAATACGAACGAAAAACCATATTTGACCGATGCGGATATCGTGGAGATGTTTACGAGCGATAAAGTG ACGAGCCTTGAGGTGAAGGAGGATTTGCAGAGCGCGCAATTCTTAATCATTAAGAACCCGAAATGGGGTATCTCGCTTATCGATATAAATGACGATAACGGAGCAACCACGGAAATGTTGGATACTCTA GATAAATTGTTTTCCGCCCGTCTAAATGGAAAAATTGGGATGGCGATTTTAAATCCTGAGCTGCCAATGCAATGCCTCGTTAAGAACAAACTTTTTACcatcttttcttctctccttATAGTGGCAATCG TCTTATTAACAGGTATCGGCATTTATAAATCGTATCTTTGGTATCTAAGATACAAGAAATCTACGGAGAGAGAGGTATTTAAGCTTGTTAGCGATATTATAAGTATCGTTGAGACACATCATCAAAATGCGTCCACGCAACCCGGGGGCGCGCAGGAAAGTTTCCTTGCCATAAATCACGTGCGAGACAATCTTATTCCACCGAAAGATCGCAAAAGAATGGCCGGTCTTTGGGAAAAGGCGGTGAAGTTTTTAGATGAAAACGAATccag AATTCGAAGAGAGGTGCAGCAAGTGGCGGGAGAAGAGTTTCATGTATGGCGATGGTTGCCGAATAACAGTTTGAACAAATCTCCGACGCAAAGCGCGATTTTGGGTAAGAAGCCGAAGGTCTGGCAGGGACAAGCGTTCGAAACGATGGAGGGATCGGTTAATAGCTTGACTTGTTCGCCAACGCCTTGCCTGAAAATCAGGCACATGTTTGATCCAGACAT CGAAACCGAAGACGACTGGGAGACGAGAGTGCAGGATGCTATTTTAGAAAAGTGCGGGGAGGGTGTGAACATACTTCACATTCGAGTAGACATCGGTAGCCGTGAAGGTTGCGTTTATATGAAATGTATGTCGCAGGAAGACGCTGGCAAAGCTTACAGGGCATTACATGGTTGTTGGTTCGATG GTAATTTAGTGACTGTCAAGTACCTGAGACTAGAGCGTTATCACGAGCGATTTCCGGACGCCGCCCGCTGCGTGACGCCTCTCAAGCCGAGTAACAATCAACGATTATCCATGCAGCTCCAGTACTGGCAGAACCGGGCGGAGGCGAATTAA
- the Man1 gene encoding inner nuclear membrane protein Man1 isoform X2, which translates to MSMDALSDAELRTKLMEYGYPVGPVTQTTRKILEKKLKKLMEARGAGGGGAASRHSLAARYSSEDTDDDTNTSVVKKKKSANLRRQTMANPMPPPSIIPPDVVNVAKNPVNENQSPPHSEFKNPTATNYDNSGVPSRTTLKTTQSKFIKTQRTYVSKPSEDLETGSDSDVAGETRSMYGRPYDKYVPNIPSSKIYDSPVYDRGNLSTRPAYPIKDSKYNVSPLKPNVSSIQSMEDASGSANQTDPLANYEAPYLSAFTRNLQELKENSRSFINTSSSSLMSSKSPLRYTSSPGLPEVKERDSNGHFSTVRGIYSSWSQPRVRDIFSRATYKPSTTNREDVRNNQNMVSMGLVAVLALFFVVLAIIYLGLGGKSETFPSLSSDNNIPQCFLDETADFKAPGVNCIMKENIESVLQLLKRLQPILTRKAVSNICENTNEKPYLTDADIVEMFTSDKVTSLEVKEDLQSAQFLIIKNPKWGISLIDINDDNGATTEMLDTLDKLFSARLNGKIGMAILNPELPMQCLVKNKLFTIFSSLLIVAIVLLTGIGIYKSYLWYLRYKKSTEREVFKLVSDIISIVETHHQNASTQPGGAQESFLAINHVRDNLIPPKDRKRMAGLWEKAVKFLDENESRIRREVQQVAGEEFHVWRWLPNNSLNKSPTQSAILGKKPKVWQGQAFETMEGSVNSLTCSPTPCLKIRHMFDPDIETEDDWETRVQDAILEKCGEGVNILHIRVDIGSREGCVYMKCMSQEDAGKAYRALHGCWFDGNLVTVKYLRLERYHERFPDAARCVTPLKPSNNQRLSMQLQYWQNRAEAN; encoded by the exons ATGTCGATGGACGCGCTCAGTGACGCCGAGCTGCGGACGAAGCTGATGGAGTACGGGTACCCGGTGGGACCGGTGACGCAGACGACCCGCAAGATACTCGAAAAGAAACTGAAGAAGCTCATGGAGgcccgcggcgcgggcgggGGAGGAGCAGCCTCCCGACACTCGTTGGCCGCCAG ATATAGCAGCGAGGACACGGACGACGACACAAACACGAGTGTCgtcaagaagaagaagagcgCGAACCTGCGCCGGCAAACGATGGCGAACCCCATGCCTCCGCCTTCGATTATTCCTCCCGATGTTGTGAACGTGGCGAAAAATCCGGTCAACGAGAATCAGTCGCCGCCGCATTCCGAGTTCAAAAATCCCACGGCGACGAATTACGACAACTCGGGCGTGCCTTCTCGCACAACTTTGAAAACCACGCAGAGCAAATTTATCAAGACGCAGCGTACCTATGTATCTAAGCCATCTGAGGATTTAGAGACCGGATCGGACTCGGATGTCGCGGGGGAGACTAGAAGCATGTATGGACGTCCGTACGACAAGTACGTGCCCAACATCCCGAGCAGCAAAATATACGATTCTCCGGTGTACGATCGCGGGAATTTATCGACCAGGCCTGCCTATCCGATTAAGGACAGCAAGTATAACGTGTCTCCCTTGAAGCCGAACGTCTCCTCGATTCAGTCCATGGAGGACGCAAGTGGAAGTGCGAATCAAACGGATCCTCTTGCTAATTATGAAGCCCCATATTTATCAGCGTTTACAAGGAATTTACAAGAACTCAAGGAGAATTCGCGATCTTTTATAAACACATCGTCATCATCATTGATGAGCTCAAAAA GTCCATTACGCTATACTTCGTCACCTGGTTTACCAGaggtgaaagagagagattcgaATGGTCACTTCTCTACCGTAAGGGGCATATACTCGTCGTGGAGTCAGCCAAG AGTTCGGGATATTTTCAGTAGAGCGACTTACAAACCGTCGACGACAAACAGGGAAGATGTACGAAACAATCAGAACATGGTATCGATGGGCCTCGTGGCAGTGCTTGCCCTGTTTTTTGTCGTTCTTGCGATAATATATCTGGGACTTGGTGGGAAATCCGAGACGTTTCCATCGCTTTCATCGG ATAACAACATACCGCAATGTTTTCTCGATGAAACTGCCGATTTTAAAGCGCCTGGGGTAAATTGCATAATGAAGGAAAACATAGAATCCGTGTTGCAACTGTTGAAACGCCTGCAACCCATCCTAACGAGAAAGGCGGTATCTAATATATGCGAGAATACGAACGAAAAACCATATTTGACCGATGCGGATATCGTGGAGATGTTTACGAGCGATAAAGTG ACGAGCCTTGAGGTGAAGGAGGATTTGCAGAGCGCGCAATTCTTAATCATTAAGAACCCGAAATGGGGTATCTCGCTTATCGATATAAATGACGATAACGGAGCAACCACGGAAATGTTGGATACTCTA GATAAATTGTTTTCCGCCCGTCTAAATGGAAAAATTGGGATGGCGATTTTAAATCCTGAGCTGCCAATGCAATGCCTCGTTAAGAACAAACTTTTTACcatcttttcttctctccttATAGTGGCAATCG TCTTATTAACAGGTATCGGCATTTATAAATCGTATCTTTGGTATCTAAGATACAAGAAATCTACGGAGAGAGAGGTATTTAAGCTTGTTAGCGATATTATAAGTATCGTTGAGACACATCATCAAAATGCGTCCACGCAACCCGGGGGCGCGCAGGAAAGTTTCCTTGCCATAAATCACGTGCGAGACAATCTTATTCCACCGAAAGATCGCAAAAGAATGGCCGGTCTTTGGGAAAAGGCGGTGAAGTTTTTAGATGAAAACGAATccag AATTCGAAGAGAGGTGCAGCAAGTGGCGGGAGAAGAGTTTCATGTATGGCGATGGTTGCCGAATAACAGTTTGAACAAATCTCCGACGCAAAGCGCGATTTTGGGTAAGAAGCCGAAGGTCTGGCAGGGACAAGCGTTCGAAACGATGGAGGGATCGGTTAATAGCTTGACTTGTTCGCCAACGCCTTGCCTGAAAATCAGGCACATGTTTGATCCAGACAT CGAAACCGAAGACGACTGGGAGACGAGAGTGCAGGATGCTATTTTAGAAAAGTGCGGGGAGGGTGTGAACATACTTCACATTCGAGTAGACATCGGTAGCCGTGAAGGTTGCGTTTATATGAAATGTATGTCGCAGGAAGACGCTGGCAAAGCTTACAGGGCATTACATGGTTGTTGGTTCGATG GTAATTTAGTGACTGTCAAGTACCTGAGACTAGAGCGTTATCACGAGCGATTTCCGGACGCCGCCCGCTGCGTGACGCCTCTCAAGCCGAGTAACAATCAACGATTATCCATGCAGCTCCAGTACTGGCAGAACCGGGCGGAGGCGAATTAA
- the Unc50 gene encoding protein unc-50 homolog → MKYSTSPPTSRCHSPVPTEFSSSLPMPIVYRHNCMGAATKCYKYLRKLLKFEQMDFEFAVWQMIFLFVAPQKVYRNFQNRKQTKSQFARDDPAFLVLVTCCLCISTVGFAIVLSLRFFQFVKLLFYMVFIDYITTGLLIATVFWFMSNRYLRIDRTQDVEWGYAFDIHLNAMFPPLIILHILQLFLYNALINNDTFSARFVGNTFWFIAISYYIYITFLGYANVEILHKTHLILSSLPIILLIYITTLCAGINVSYLVMEFYRYRAL, encoded by the exons ATGAAGTATTCCACTTCGCCGCCGACGAGCCGGTGCCACTCGCCCGTTCCGACAGAATTCTCGTCCTCGTTGCCGATGCCGATCGTTTACAG GCACAACTGCATGGGCGCGGCGACCAAGTGCTACAAATATCTGAGAAAATTGCTGAAGTTTGAGCAAATGGACTTCGAGTTCGCCGTTTGGCAGATGATCTTTCTGTTCGTGGCGCCGCAGAAAGTGTACAGAAACTTCCAAAACAGAAAAC AGACGAAGTCACAATTTGCGAGAGACGACCCGGCGTTTTTGGTGCTGGTTACGTGCTGTCTCTGCATATCTACAGTTGGTTTCGCCATAGTACTCAGTTTGAGATTCTTCCAATTTGTAAAGttgttattttatatggtATTCATCGATTACATAACCACTGGATTGTTAATAGCAACGGTGTTTTG GTTTATGAGCAATCGGTATCTCAGGATAGACAGAACGCAAGACGTTGAATGGGGCTACGCGTTCGACATCCATTTGAACGCGATGTTTCCCCCGTTAATCATACTTCACATCTTACAGTTATTTCTATACAACG CTTTGATAAACAACGATACGTTCTCGGCGCGGTTCGTTGGGAACACCTTTTGGTTCATAGCTATAAgctattacatttacattacgTTTCTCGGCTACGCAA ATGTCGAGATACTCCATAAAACGCATCTAATATTGTCAAGTCTACCCATAATATTGCTGATATACATAACTACGTTATGCGCCGGTATTAATGTCAGTTATTTGGTTATGGAATTCTATCGTTACCGGGCTCTGTGA